The following are from one region of the Cinclus cinclus chromosome 7, bCinCin1.1, whole genome shotgun sequence genome:
- the SFR1 gene encoding LOW QUALITY PROTEIN: swi5-dependent recombination DNA repair protein 1 homolog (The sequence of the model RefSeq protein was modified relative to this genomic sequence to represent the inferred CDS: substituted 2 bases at 2 genomic stop codons): MRSPILWYQARKTRVAGLLRLWHTAALAVFICEEEAPCASPVLLSFGFQDFILERLLFXNSXLQFAETVIHLEMEESVLDKLPSLCNTPKDSGAAPAQRTSSGKQQMSAALRERLRKTRRSFNANFTVAKRLKIDTEEKDTAGADTGCLPETSTDCSTLQDGSENLEGNGTGHTCFKSPAQESDPCGSAENLNVLQDDLGQQQSLEEKVKLMKQVREKEELLRRLRLVKMYRSKNNLSELQALIAKWRSSTQLMLYELQSAFSADGKKVSLTQLIDTFGLEDQLLHYSRTEEDFVDA; this comes from the exons ATGAGGAGCCCCATCCTGTGGTATCAAGCCAGGAAGACTAGGGTTGCTGGGCTATTAAGGCTTTGGCATACTGCAGCTTTGGCAGTTTTCATCTGTGAAGAGGAAGCCCCTTGTGCCAGCCCTGTGTTGCTTAGTTTTGGTTTCCAGGATTTTATTCTTGAGAGGCTTCTGTTTTGAAACTCCTAATTGCAATTTGCAG AGACTGTTATTCATCTTGAGATGGAAGAGTCAGTGCTGGATAAATTGCCATCATTGTGCAATACTCCAAAGGATTCTGGGGCAGCACCTGCACAGAGGACTAGTTCAGGGAAACAG caaATGAGTGCAGCTCTGAGGGAACGACTAAGGAAAACAAGACGTTCATTTAATGCCAATTTCACAGTGGCAAAGCGCCTCAAAATAGACACGGAAGAGAAAGACACTGCTGGTGCTGACACAGGGTGCTTGCCAGAGACAAGTACGGACTGTTCCACATTACAAGATGGGTCTGAAAACCTGGAAGGAAATGGCACTGGACATACATGTTTCAAAAGTCCCGCACAGGAGAGTGATCCCTGTGGATCAGCAGAGAATTTGAATGTGCTACAGGATGATCTTGGTCAGCAGCAGTCCcttgaagaaaaagtaaagctGATGAAACAAGTAcgggagaaggaagagctgctTCGTAGGCTCAGACTGGTGAAGATGTATCGATCCAAG AACAACCTGTCTGAGCTGCAGGCTTTGATAGCAAAGTGGAGAAGTAGCACCCAGCTGATGCTGTATGAGCTGCAGTCAGCCTTTTCTGCAGATGGCAAGAAAGTGAGTCTCACTCAGCTCATCGATACTTTTGGGTTAGAAGACCAATTACTGCACTACAGCAGAACAGAAGAGGATTTTGTAGATGCATAA